The Fervidibacillus albus genome contains a region encoding:
- a CDS encoding MFS transporter — protein sequence MKQSKEKMLRKVVASSIIGATIEWYDFFLYGVMAGIVFDQLFFPTKSELISTILAFGTFAAGFVARPLGGVIFGHFGDNLGRKKMLIISLLIMGISTTLVAFLPTYASIGIAAPIILTVLRIVQGIALGGEWGGAILMAYEHAPKSKKGFYASLPQIGLAIGLLLSSGVVGLLSLVLSNEQFLTIGWRIAFGLSAFLILLGFWIRLNVDESPEFEELRRGNSHSRNPFKEMWKEHTPNILAGMGARYIDGVFFNVMGVFSITYLTETVGISRDFALMAVSLASFVMCFSIPLFGYLSDRHGRAKTYLIGSILTGISAIPSFWIMENSSSSIAILLAIAIPFGIIYASVYGPEAALFSELFEAKYRYTGISFVYQFSGIFAAGITPIIATYLLSLSDGYPIYLVLYVVVVSMISAGSASWIRNQSKMNKKESLPTTVNVEVE from the coding sequence ATGAAACAATCGAAGGAAAAAATGTTGCGAAAGGTAGTTGCGTCGAGTATTATCGGAGCAACGATTGAATGGTATGATTTTTTCTTATACGGAGTTATGGCTGGAATTGTTTTTGATCAATTGTTTTTTCCGACGAAGAGCGAATTAATTTCTACAATATTGGCTTTTGGAACGTTTGCTGCCGGGTTTGTTGCCCGCCCATTAGGAGGGGTTATTTTCGGTCATTTCGGTGATAATTTAGGAAGGAAAAAAATGTTAATTATAAGTCTACTCATTATGGGAATTAGTACAACATTAGTTGCCTTCCTTCCAACATACGCATCAATCGGAATCGCCGCTCCAATCATTTTAACCGTACTCCGAATTGTACAAGGAATTGCATTAGGTGGAGAATGGGGCGGTGCGATTTTAATGGCTTATGAACACGCACCGAAGTCAAAAAAAGGATTTTACGCCAGTCTCCCCCAAATTGGTTTAGCTATCGGTCTATTATTATCCTCCGGTGTTGTCGGTTTACTTTCCCTTGTCTTGTCAAACGAACAATTTCTAACCATTGGTTGGAGAATTGCCTTTGGTCTTAGTGCATTTCTCATATTACTCGGTTTCTGGATTCGATTAAATGTCGATGAAAGTCCGGAATTTGAGGAATTGAGAAGAGGGAATAGTCACTCTCGGAATCCGTTTAAAGAAATGTGGAAGGAACATACGCCAAATATTTTGGCAGGAATGGGTGCAAGATACATTGATGGAGTTTTCTTTAATGTCATGGGCGTGTTTTCAATCACGTATTTAACAGAAACGGTAGGGATTTCGAGGGATTTCGCTTTAATGGCTGTATCGCTCGCTTCATTTGTAATGTGTTTTTCGATTCCGCTTTTCGGTTATTTATCGGATCGTCACGGAAGGGCAAAAACATATTTGATTGGGAGCATTTTAACGGGAATTTCTGCCATTCCTTCCTTTTGGATTATGGAAAATAGTAGCAGTTCAATAGCTATTTTACTCGCTATCGCCATTCCTTTTGGTATTATATATGCTTCTGTATATGGACCGGAAGCAGCTCTGTTTTCTGAATTATTCGAAGCGAAATATCGATATACGGGAATTTCTTTCGTATACCAGTTTTCCGGAATATTTGCTGCAGGCATAACGCCAATCATTGCAACGTATCTATTATCATTGAGCGATGGTTATCCGATTTATTTAGTGTTATATGTTGTGGTCGTCAGTATGATTAGCGCTGGTTCCGCATCATGGATTAGGAACCAATCGAAAATGAACAAAAAGGAATCGTTGCCGACTACTGTTAATGTAGAAGTAGAATAA
- the xsc gene encoding sulfoacetaldehyde acetyltransferase, producing the protein MLESVKKTKVNQKVKMTPSEAIVETLVAEGVKEVYGIVGSAFMDMLDLFPTAGIEFIPVRHEQSAAHMADAYTRVSGVAGVVIGQNGPGITNMVTSVAAANMAHSPMVVISPSAGTPTIGWDGFQEADQVSIFKAITKETVKVTHISRVADCLRTAFRIAYAERGPVLFDIPRDYFYGELEDRILQPHEYRVDARGSGDPDFVEKAVELLVQAKNPVIISGRGAVDSDGVSDVVAISEYLNIPAAVSYMHNDAFPADHPLAVGPIGYMGSKAAMYTLKEADVVLAIGTRLSVFGTLPCYDIDYFPKEAKIIQIDINPRNIARTHPVEVGIIGDAKATTVELLKRLKEKVPSPKPNYERLENISRRKAEWEQELIDLAMEEGNSMNPRRALLELTKAIPDNTIITTDIGNVSSTANAYLKFTQPRRHIAALTFGNTGFAYPAALGAQRAEPNTPVVAIIGDGAWGMSLHEVSTAVEQNIPVIACVFNNHAWAAEKKNQVDYYNNRFVGSNIQGPNFAEVAKSMGALGYYIDQVEQIAPAIKEAMEKRQPAVLDIQIDGTNLAPPFRRDALKLPTRLMDKYKHLDYKQWGN; encoded by the coding sequence ATGTTGGAATCAGTAAAAAAAACGAAGGTAAATCAAAAAGTTAAAATGACTCCGAGTGAAGCAATCGTTGAAACGTTGGTTGCAGAAGGGGTAAAAGAAGTTTACGGAATTGTCGGGTCAGCTTTTATGGATATGTTGGATTTGTTTCCAACCGCAGGAATTGAATTTATTCCCGTACGCCATGAACAATCCGCTGCCCATATGGCCGATGCGTACACACGAGTTTCCGGTGTAGCAGGTGTAGTCATTGGTCAAAATGGACCGGGAATAACGAATATGGTTACTTCCGTTGCAGCTGCGAATATGGCCCATAGTCCAATGGTTGTTATTTCTCCGTCTGCTGGTACTCCGACAATTGGGTGGGACGGTTTCCAAGAAGCAGATCAAGTGTCTATTTTTAAGGCAATTACGAAAGAAACGGTTAAAGTTACACATATTAGTCGGGTAGCTGATTGTTTGCGTACCGCCTTTCGTATAGCCTACGCTGAACGAGGACCGGTTCTCTTTGATATCCCTCGGGACTATTTTTACGGCGAACTGGAAGACCGAATTTTGCAACCCCATGAATATCGTGTGGACGCAAGGGGTAGCGGGGACCCGGATTTCGTTGAAAAGGCGGTTGAATTATTAGTTCAAGCGAAAAATCCGGTTATTATCTCTGGTAGAGGAGCCGTTGATTCTGACGGTGTGAGCGATGTAGTCGCCATTAGTGAATATTTAAATATTCCAGCTGCTGTTTCCTACATGCATAATGATGCGTTTCCGGCTGATCATCCCCTTGCAGTTGGCCCAATCGGTTATATGGGTTCGAAGGCAGCCATGTATACGTTAAAAGAAGCGGATGTCGTATTAGCAATCGGCACAAGGTTATCGGTTTTCGGAACGTTACCGTGTTATGATATTGATTATTTTCCAAAAGAAGCAAAAATTATTCAAATTGATATAAATCCCCGAAATATTGCAAGAACCCACCCGGTTGAAGTCGGGATTATAGGTGATGCGAAGGCAACAACCGTTGAATTATTGAAAAGATTGAAAGAAAAAGTGCCTTCACCTAAACCGAATTATGAGCGCTTAGAAAATATTAGTCGTCGAAAAGCGGAATGGGAACAAGAATTAATTGACTTAGCGATGGAAGAAGGAAATTCAATGAATCCGAGAAGAGCGTTATTAGAACTAACGAAAGCGATACCGGACAACACGATTATAACTACAGATATCGGCAATGTATCATCTACTGCGAACGCTTATCTCAAATTTACACAACCGAGACGTCATATAGCCGCGTTAACGTTCGGAAACACCGGGTTTGCCTATCCGGCAGCATTAGGAGCGCAGCGGGCAGAGCCGAATACGCCGGTTGTTGCTATCATTGGGGATGGCGCATGGGGAATGAGTCTTCACGAAGTAAGTACGGCAGTAGAGCAAAATATTCCGGTCATCGCCTGTGTGTTTAATAATCATGCGTGGGCGGCGGAGAAAAAGAATCAAGTTGACTATTACAACAACCGTTTTGTCGGTTCGAATATTCAAGGACCGAATTTTGCGGAAGTTGCTAAATCGATGGGGGCACTAGGCTATTATATTGATCAAGTCGAACAAATTGCTCCAGCGATCAAAGAAGCGATGGAAAAAAGACAACCAGCTGTTCTCGACATACAAATTGACGGAACGAATTTGGCTCCACCTTTCCGTCGCGATGCCTTAAAGTTGCCAACTCGTCTAATGGACAAATATAAACATTTGGATTATAAACAATGGGGTAACTAA
- a CDS encoding iron-containing alcohol dehydrogenase family protein, producing the protein MSTVHLPKTIIAENGSFNQIRKVMHLLGIQKPFIVMDSFLTKPPIQLKEQLQNQLKDPFLRPTFFSDFSGEPNTLHVQSALELLKSSDCDGVVAVGGGSAIDLSKAVSLFGKNKGFSWEDIESAIRLERLPLIAVPTTAGTGSEATGIMVITDTQKGIKMNPKHSALIPDVAILDPQLTISLPKAFTSFTGMDALTHAIEAYLSNRATAMSDFYALKAIEMIRDGLPNVMEDGKNIRAREKMIVASCYAGIAFNNSSTNLAHAAGRALGARFHIPHGLSVALLLPFVMEFSLASCSKRLQKIASLLSGRRENEVEPEQAIRIIENYNEQFGIWEAGQNYLNKHDQVQKAIPLLIEDALSGNGILTNRQVPAREDIEQIYLSLLEKLGEMKTVSNV; encoded by the coding sequence ATGTCAACAGTCCATTTGCCAAAAACCATTATAGCGGAAAATGGCAGTTTTAACCAAATTCGAAAGGTCATGCATTTACTTGGTATACAAAAACCATTTATTGTCATGGATTCCTTTTTAACAAAGCCGCCTATTCAACTGAAAGAACAACTTCAAAATCAACTCAAGGATCCGTTCCTTCGACCGACGTTCTTTAGCGATTTTTCGGGTGAACCGAATACGTTACACGTCCAGTCAGCACTTGAATTGTTAAAATCATCTGATTGTGATGGAGTTGTTGCAGTAGGTGGGGGAAGTGCGATCGATCTTTCGAAAGCGGTTTCATTATTTGGAAAAAATAAGGGGTTTAGTTGGGAGGATATTGAGTCAGCAATTCGTTTAGAACGGTTACCGTTGATAGCGGTTCCAACAACTGCAGGAACTGGTTCTGAAGCTACAGGAATTATGGTGATTACCGATACTCAAAAAGGAATAAAAATGAATCCGAAACATTCCGCATTAATACCGGATGTGGCAATTTTAGATCCACAATTAACGATCAGTTTACCGAAAGCGTTTACATCGTTTACTGGGATGGACGCACTTACCCACGCGATTGAAGCATATTTATCGAATCGTGCTACTGCAATGTCCGATTTTTATGCGTTGAAAGCGATCGAGATGATCCGTGATGGCCTACCGAATGTAATGGAAGATGGGAAAAACATACGGGCGAGGGAAAAGATGATCGTTGCCAGTTGTTATGCGGGGATTGCCTTTAATAATTCATCAACAAACTTAGCCCATGCAGCGGGGAGAGCTTTAGGAGCAAGGTTTCATATTCCTCATGGATTGTCCGTCGCATTACTACTTCCGTTCGTCATGGAATTTAGTCTTGCATCCTGTTCTAAACGGCTTCAAAAAATCGCGTCTCTGTTAAGTGGGAGAAGGGAGAATGAAGTGGAACCTGAACAGGCGATTCGAATCATTGAGAACTATAATGAACAATTTGGGATTTGGGAAGCCGGTCAGAACTATTTAAACAAACACGATCAAGTGCAAAAGGCGATTCCATTGTTAATTGAAGATGCTTTGTCAGGGAATGGGATATTAACAAATCGACAAGTACCTGCCCGTGAAGACATTGAACAAATTTATTTGTCATTGCTAGAAAAACTGGGAGAAATGAAAACAGTGTCGAATGTTTAA
- a CDS encoding YdbC family protein, with the protein MADLQFEIIEHIAVLSESAKGWTKELNLISWNGRQPKYDLRDWAPNHEKMGKGITLTETEMIELKKALMELK; encoded by the coding sequence TTGGCAGATCTTCAATTTGAAATTATCGAACATATTGCAGTACTTTCGGAATCTGCGAAAGGATGGACAAAGGAATTAAATCTCATTTCGTGGAACGGTCGCCAGCCAAAATATGATCTTCGGGATTGGGCACCGAATCACGAAAAAATGGGAAAAGGAATTACGTTGACGGAAACAGAAATGATTGAATTGAAAAAGGCGTTGATGGAATTGAAATAA
- a CDS encoding DNA/RNA non-specific endonuclease — translation MKKYISRFILLFTMILIVGCTNVEDASITSEKTESGEVTTVHTNENDGENTITTVNDESTGEKTANESNNDLFEGYTLIEVDGGDLSGHREPNVVVDIGYGDREYWAFTNEYGQLVRVVANEIILQDEQNEPVLSSGRYYPDEAKVPGVESDVLDEGHIIADSLGGVSNAYNITPQNSTLNRHGDQAYMEDAIRKAGGATDFEAIITYPNTETQIPSSYQYTYTIKGNKIVDTFENVNPDEVNASLNLTENPSDNPTNENTSDDLSRVDTNGDGKVTIKEAKAAGFSMPITSDHWLYPYMYDADQDGMVGE, via the coding sequence ATGAAAAAATACATATCTCGTTTCATTTTACTATTCACGATGATCTTAATCGTTGGGTGTACGAATGTAGAAGATGCATCCATTACGAGTGAAAAAACAGAATCTGGTGAAGTTACTACAGTTCACACAAATGAAAATGATGGAGAAAATACGATTACGACGGTGAATGATGAATCAACAGGAGAGAAAACTGCAAACGAATCAAATAATGACTTGTTCGAGGGGTATACACTTATTGAAGTTGATGGCGGAGATTTATCTGGACACCGTGAACCGAATGTCGTTGTTGACATCGGGTATGGGGACCGTGAATATTGGGCATTTACGAATGAATACGGGCAACTAGTTCGTGTGGTTGCGAACGAAATTATTTTACAAGATGAACAGAACGAACCTGTATTATCATCTGGCAGATATTATCCGGATGAGGCAAAGGTTCCTGGAGTTGAAAGTGATGTTTTAGATGAAGGGCATATTATTGCTGACTCCCTTGGCGGCGTATCTAATGCGTATAATATTACGCCACAAAACAGTACGCTCAATCGACACGGGGATCAAGCTTATATGGAGGATGCAATCCGAAAAGCAGGGGGCGCAACGGATTTTGAGGCGATTATTACGTATCCGAATACGGAAACGCAAATTCCTTCCAGTTACCAGTATACGTATACGATAAAGGGAAATAAAATCGTTGATACATTTGAAAATGTAAACCCGGACGAAGTGAATGCATCACTCAACTTAACAGAGAATCCATCTGACAATCCAACGAATGAAAACACAAGTGATGATCTTTCGCGTGTTGATACAAATGGGGATGGGAAGGTGACAATTAAAGAAGCGAAAGCAGCAGGTTTCAGTATGCCGATCACTAGTGACCATTGGCTATACCCTTATATGTACGATGCGGATCAGGACGGCATGGTCGGTGAGTAA
- a CDS encoding endonuclease, translating to MGNKRNKPFKTIETYREEKNKFPSRSIRILLQNQEKIRRDPSMYYDPDQDERDIHQYYKPIKKIGKKGTVSFLHYHNLVKKTHKNQLPYYISKDQYLYAWVDLHPDGTVKSIYSNETNDPNKLIEEDYQTIQKRYEQFQSNIRGMDKKDSTFLEQIKAIDYRLKYNTEHIVPQSWFHAQQPMKSDLHHLFVCHPECNVRRANFPYTDFSFYQPESPDEIIRNRCGVVKDECFEPEYGKGAVARAMFYFLLRYPKAIRKNYLKQIDIPILVKWHDQFPVDLYEKHRNQAIYNIQGNRNPFIDFPNLIADFEFPNVNPTK from the coding sequence ATGGGTAACAAAAGAAACAAACCTTTCAAAACGATAGAAACATATAGGGAAGAAAAAAACAAATTTCCGAGCCGTTCCATTCGAATATTATTACAAAATCAAGAAAAAATTCGCCGTGATCCATCAATGTATTATGACCCCGATCAAGACGAGCGAGATATCCACCAATATTACAAACCGATTAAAAAAATCGGGAAAAAAGGGACGGTCTCCTTTCTCCATTATCATAACTTAGTGAAGAAAACCCATAAAAATCAACTACCTTACTATATTAGTAAAGATCAATATTTATATGCTTGGGTAGATTTGCATCCAGATGGAACGGTAAAAAGCATTTACTCAAATGAAACGAATGATCCGAACAAATTAATCGAGGAAGATTATCAAACAATTCAAAAAAGATATGAACAGTTCCAAAGCAATATTAGAGGTATGGACAAAAAGGATTCGACATTTTTGGAACAAATAAAAGCGATCGATTATCGTTTGAAATACAATACGGAGCATATCGTCCCCCAGTCTTGGTTTCATGCGCAACAACCGATGAAAAGCGATTTGCACCACCTATTTGTATGTCATCCGGAATGTAATGTGCGAAGGGCGAATTTCCCGTATACGGATTTTTCCTTTTATCAACCGGAGTCGCCGGATGAGATAATTCGTAATCGTTGTGGAGTCGTAAAAGACGAATGCTTTGAGCCGGAATACGGAAAGGGTGCGGTGGCAAGGGCGATGTTTTATTTTTTACTCCGATATCCGAAGGCGATAAGAAAAAATTATTTAAAACAAATTGATATTCCGATTTTGGTGAAATGGCATGATCAATTTCCTGTTGATCTCTATGAAAAACATCGAAATCAAGCGATTTACAATATCCAAGGAAATCGAAATCCATTTATCGATTTTCCTAATTTAATCGCTGACTTTGAATTTCCAAATGTTAATCCCACAAAGTGA
- a CDS encoding class I SAM-dependent methyltransferase: protein MDKKYTEINSKVIDRWVEDGWEWGQPISHEVFERAKENEWFVLLTPTKPVPKEWFCTMNGANILGLASGGGQQMPIFAALGAHCTVLDYSEKQLLREKQVAERENYEINIVRADMTNPFPFEDESFDLIFHPVSNCYIEDVYHVWKECYRVLKKGGILLAGLDNGINFIFNEDETMVTNKLPFNPLKDEQQYEMSIKNDWGIQFSHTIEEQIGGQIKAGFVLTDIYEDTNGSGRLHDYNIPTFYATRAVKN from the coding sequence TTGGACAAAAAATATACGGAGATTAATTCAAAAGTCATTGACCGATGGGTGGAAGACGGTTGGGAATGGGGGCAGCCGATCAGTCACGAAGTATTTGAAAGGGCGAAAGAAAACGAATGGTTCGTCCTTTTAACGCCGACAAAACCGGTCCCGAAAGAATGGTTTTGTACCATGAATGGGGCGAATATTTTAGGTCTCGCATCCGGTGGGGGCCAACAAATGCCGATTTTTGCCGCATTAGGTGCCCATTGTACTGTCTTGGATTATTCTGAGAAACAGTTGTTAAGGGAAAAGCAAGTGGCAGAAAGGGAAAACTATGAGATTAACATCGTTCGGGCGGATATGACGAACCCGTTTCCTTTTGAAGATGAGTCGTTCGATTTGATTTTTCACCCGGTTTCCAATTGTTATATTGAAGATGTGTATCACGTATGGAAGGAATGTTATCGGGTATTGAAAAAGGGTGGGATCTTACTTGCCGGATTAGATAACGGTATCAATTTTATTTTTAACGAGGATGAAACGATGGTAACGAATAAATTGCCATTTAACCCGCTAAAGGACGAACAACAATATGAAATGTCGATCAAAAACGATTGGGGGATTCAATTTTCCCATACAATAGAGGAACAAATCGGTGGGCAAATAAAAGCGGGGTTCGTGTTAACGGATATTTACGAAGATACGAACGGTTCGGGTCGGCTTCACGATTATAACATTCCGACCTTTTATGCAACACGGGCTGTGAAAAATTAG
- a CDS encoding VanZ family protein encodes MSEVQIDFFVLVIIYFFFFFRKWKGKGMDSLVLNSLMYVYISLVLYVTLMPIVVSLPFIFNHPYTPMHMRIFEDLFLGRGDALRQIVLNVIMMIPFGFLLPIIKKLNLWSVVLWTFLFSLSIELIQPLINGFRSSDATDIVTNTVGGMIGFLLYVLCKPVIENVIRLLKEIRVSG; translated from the coding sequence ATGAGCGAAGTGCAAATTGATTTTTTTGTTTTAGTAATCATCTATTTTTTCTTCTTTTTTCGAAAATGGAAAGGGAAAGGAATGGATTCCCTTGTCTTAAATAGCCTAATGTATGTGTATATTTCGCTTGTATTATACGTGACGCTTATGCCGATTGTCGTATCCCTTCCCTTTATTTTTAATCATCCGTATACACCGATGCATATGCGGATTTTTGAAGATTTGTTTTTAGGTAGGGGTGATGCACTTAGACAAATCGTTCTTAATGTGATTATGATGATCCCTTTTGGCTTTTTATTACCGATCATAAAAAAACTAAATTTATGGTCAGTTGTACTTTGGACATTTCTATTTAGTTTAAGTATCGAATTGATCCAGCCACTAATCAATGGTTTTCGGTCAAGTGACGCAACGGACATAGTAACGAATACAGTTGGGGGCATGATCGGGTTTTTATTATACGTTCTTTGTAAACCGGTCATTGAAAACGTCATACGTCTACTAAAAGAAATTCGTGTTAGCGGATGA